The Xiphophorus hellerii strain 12219 chromosome 22, Xiphophorus_hellerii-4.1, whole genome shotgun sequence genome has a window encoding:
- the sult6b1 gene encoding sulfotransferase 6B1, with protein MSSNPLGDRMQARLERAKVMSDEDKLYRHNGVLYPTLMCPEEHLKCLDGLKARDDDIMLVAYPKCGFNWMVGVMKKIIAEATQMKNESKMPPLIEFFGPEVLKAVVEAPSPRFLGTHLHPDIMPSSFSEKKTKTVVVFRNPKDTLVSYYHFCNNNPVLPSVESWDSFFSQFMKGDVAWGSYFDHALAWNQRMDDPNVLVVTYEDLKQDLGAGIRRISGFVGFSLTEAQVRQVAAASTFNAMKESSANSHGNMGNVIFRKGEVGDWRNHFSPEQSREMDEAFNKHLAGTKLGAKLDYQRHCQ; from the exons ATGAGCAGCAACCCGCTCGGCGACAGGATGCAGGCCCGGCTGGAGAGGGCAAAGGTCATGAGCGACGAGGACAAGCTGTACAGACACAACGGGGTTCTGTACCCGACCCTCATGTGTCCGGAGGAACATTTGAAGTGTCTGGACGGCCTGAAGGCCAGAGACGACGACATCATGCTGGTGGCTTATCCTAAATGTG GATTTAACTGGATGGTTGGAGTCATGAAGAAGATCATTGCAGAAGCCACCCAGATGAAGAATGAATCCAAGATGCCTCCGCTGATCGAGTTCTTTGGCCCAGAAGTCTTGAAG gCCGTGGTTGAAGCTCCGTCTCCGAGGTTTCTGGGAACTCACCTTCATCCAGACATCATGCCGTCCTCCTTCAGCGAGAAGAAAACAAAG ACAGTGGTGGTCTTCAGGAACCCAAAGGACACTTTGGTTTCCTACTATCATTTCTGCAACAACAACCCGGTTCTGCCGTCTGTGGAGTCCTGGGATTCTTTCTTCTCCCAGTTCATGAAAGGAGACG ttGCCTGGGGCTCGTACTTTGACCACGCCTTGGCCTGGAACCAGAGGATGGACGACCCCAACGTCTTGGTGGTGACCTATGAGGACCTGAAGCAG GATCTCGGCGCAGGGATCCGGCGGATCTCCGGCTTCGTCGGCTTCAGCCTGACGGAGGCTCAGGTGCGGCAGGTGGCAGCGGCCAGCACCTTTAACGCCATGAAGGAGAGTTCAGCCAACTCCCACGGCAACATGGGAAACGTCATCTTCAGGAAAG GTGAGGTTGGAGACTGGAGGAACCATTTCAGTCCAGAACAGAGCCGAGAAATGGACGAAGCTTTCAACAAACACCTGGCAGGAACAAAACTGGGAGCAAAGCTGGACTACCAGCGTCACTGTCAGTAG